From Bradyrhizobium erythrophlei:
GCGGCAATCCGGGAGCAATTCCAGGTACAATAATACCTGATATAACGAATAAGATAATTTGCGCGCCCCCACCGGTCTTCTATGAAAGCAGGAGGCACGAACGATTCGAAACCGGCATTGCGCCCGGGATGAGCGGGCTTGAGTGGACGCGAAAATAGAGACTGAGCCGGGGAGCAGCCTGGTCATAGGCGGTACCGGGCTCGTCGGCGGCTACATCGTCGAGCACCTCGTGCGCCGCGGCGAGCGTCCGCAGGTATTGTCGCGGTCGCAGCGGGACGGACCGGGCATCCACTGGTGTCGCGGCGACCTCACCCAGCCTGATCCGCTGACGCTGCCGCCATTTGCCACCCTCTACTGCACCGCCGACGCCATCCTGCTGGCGGACAGGCTGCCGCGGCTTTTCAGCCCGCCCTTAAAACGGGTGGTCGTCTTCAGTTCGACCAGCGTCCTGACCAAGCAGGATACGGAAGTGGCGTCCGAACAGGAGACGATCAGAAAACTCACCGACGCCGAGCGAAGGATCGCCGCGGCATGTGAACAGCAAAACGTCGGCTGGACGATCTTGCGCCCGACCCTGATCTACTCGGAAGGCCGCGACACCAACATCACGCCGTTGTCGCGGCTGATCCGCCGGTTTGGCTTCATGCCGCTGGTCGGCGGAGCATCCGGCCTGCGGCAACCGGTGCATGCGGAAGATCTGGCGATCGGCGCCATCGCCGCGGCATCGAGTCCCGCGGCCGTCAACAAGACCTACGCTCTCCCTGGTGGAGGGGAGACGCTCACCTACCGCGAGATGATCGGCCGGATTTTCGACGGACTGCGGCTGCCACGCCGCACCGTCTCGGTGCCGCCTTTGCTGTGGAGAGCCGCCTTTGGCCTGGCGAAGCCGCTTTTTCCCGGCGCGAATGTGGCGATGGGCATCCGCATGATGAAGGACATGACGTTCGATTCCACCCCGGCCATTGAGGACTTCGGCTGGAATCCGAGGAAGTTCAATCCCGTATTCGACTAGACTAGTGGCGTGAATCCATAAATCTGCCGGGCGGACCGCTCGCCAAGGTCCGCTATGCCCCGGCGGGCGGCAGCAGCCTCCCC
This genomic window contains:
- a CDS encoding NAD-dependent epimerase/dehydratase family protein, with amino-acid sequence MDAKIETEPGSSLVIGGTGLVGGYIVEHLVRRGERPQVLSRSQRDGPGIHWCRGDLTQPDPLTLPPFATLYCTADAILLADRLPRLFSPPLKRVVVFSSTSVLTKQDTEVASEQETIRKLTDAERRIAAACEQQNVGWTILRPTLIYSEGRDTNITPLSRLIRRFGFMPLVGGASGLRQPVHAEDLAIGAIAAASSPAAVNKTYALPGGGETLTYREMIGRIFDGLRLPRRTVSVPPLLWRAAFGLAKPLFPGANVAMGIRMMKDMTFDSTPAIEDFGWNPRKFNPVFD